From one Oncorhynchus clarkii lewisi isolate Uvic-CL-2024 chromosome 6, UVic_Ocla_1.0, whole genome shotgun sequence genomic stretch:
- the LOC139411866 gene encoding uncharacterized protein codes for MNPPIINSTNSVTTSTKRKREAERSVNWTVEETQVLLCAWSDERVQKSLAENVRNRHVFKHLSARMCDLGFSRSPHQCRLRVKTLKANYVRAKLLMSVDDSQPCSFRYYSEMDAVLGRNRAMEGTGGGRHFGSPEGIGGLLGGCHFGSELIAETGRYLGSEGIGRLGGGCNFVSPEGTAGRKSRYMVSEMKVEEDREADDTDDYEFNDVGITTRSLVGPGGRRHDAFLEHSNDYHEPAVHPLEDDRSSRSTPPPPQPASHFSPPPDHCPNLGSGITIPSTQPLEPVLKHLADCFQRLVSESRGLMVQLEGQRQEQARWQQDLLSQWLEREEMRQREAADREDRREKARMAHEIRVLTLLSGLAQNQQRQKQTPHHSCSCCHQCSRVEALGGAVAGASTITRHDDGTEDRDQMESEAL; via the exons aTGAATCCTCCAATTATCAACTCTACTAATTCGGTGACAACTTCTACTAAAA GAAAGCGAGAGGCCGAGCGCTCCGTCAACTGGACAGTGGAAGAGACCCAGGTGTTGCTGTGTGCCTGGAGTGACGAGCGAGTGCAGAAGAGCCTGGCGGAGAATGTCCGTAACCGCCATGTTTTCAAACACCTCTCAGCCCGCATGTGTGACTTGGGCTTCTCCCGCAGTCCCCACCAGTGCCGGCTCCGCGTCAAGACCCTCAAGGCCAACTATGTCAGAGCCAAGCTGCTGATGAGCGTGGATGACTCCCAACCCTGCAGTTTCAGGTACTACTCTGAGATGGATGCTGTGCTGGGGAGAAATCGCGCTATGGAAGGGACTGGAGGAGGGCGGCATTTTGGATCTCCTGAAGGCATAGGAGGATTATTAggagggtgccattttgggtcTGAATTGATCGCAGAAACAGGGCGCTATTTGGGATCTGAAGGGATTGGAAGACTAGGAGGAGGATGCAATTTTGTATCTCCTGAGGGGACGGCAGGACGGAAGTCACGGTATATGGTGTCTGAGATGAAggtggaggaggacagggaggcaGACGACACAGACGACTACGAGTTCAACGATGTTGGAATCACCACTCGGTCACTGGTTGGCCCGGGTGGAAGACGCCATGATGCTTTTCTAGAGCACAGCAACGACTATCATGAACCTGCTG TTCATCCATTGGAGGATGACCGCAGCTCCAGGTCAACACCGCCACCACCCCAGCCTGCTTCCCATTTTTCTCCACCCCCAGACCATTGCCCCAACCTCGGCAGTGGTATCACCATTCCCTCCACCCAGCCCCTAGAGCCTGTGTTGAAGCACTTGGCAGACTGCTTCCAGAGGCTGGTCTCAGAGTCCCGGGGTCTGATGGTACAGCTGGAGGGCCAGAGGCAGGAGCAG GCTCGCTGGCAGCAGGACTTGCTCTCTCAgtggctggagagagaggagatgaggcaGAGGGAGGCGGCGGACAGGGAGGACCGGAGGGAGAAGGCCCGTATGGCGCATGAGATCAGGGTACTGACGCTCCTCAGTGGCCTGGCCCAGAACCAGCAGAGACAGAAGCAGACACCACATCACAGCTGCAGCTGTTGCCACCAGTGTAGCAGGGTGGAGGCGTTAGGTGGGGCTGTTGCCGGGGCCTCGACCATCACCAGACATGATGATGGAACTGAGGACAGAGACCAGATGGAATCAGAGGCCTTATAG